The region CGATCGCCGCCTCGCCGGCGGACATGACCTTCAGTCCCACTTGCCCGACTTTGCGCCTGGTCTGGGCCGCCAGCAACGCCGGGACATACGATTCCTTCACAGGCATCTTCGGGTCGCGGGCGATTTCGCTGGCCTCGATGGGTACGCCGTTCAAAAGGTGCAGCCCGCCGACCGTTATCCGCCCGTTCTTGGGGAAAGCCGGCGCCGCCACGGCCAGCTTGAGCCCGCACGCGTCCATGATGGCGTCGATCTGCGGACCGAGGTTGCCGCGGAGGGTGGAGTCGACCTTCATGTAGACGGCGCCGACGCCGCCGGAGCTTACCAGCCGGGCGGCCTCCGCCGCCCGGGCGTAGGCTTCGCCGGGCGGGACGGCCCGGCTGCCGATGTCGACGACAACGACGTCGGAAGCCGCGTCGCTACTGAATTGACGGGCATCGAGCAGAACGACGGTCGCCAGGCCCTGCTTGGCGAACTGGACGCCGGTGTCGTTGGCGCCGGTGAGGTCGTCGGCGATTACGGCTATCACGGCCATGTTTTCACCCCTCTGACATTTTCGTACATTAGCGAACATCTCAGCGTACATTTTCCCTGGCATTTCTCAGCCCTGCCATTCTTACGTTAGCTGACAAACACCCCGTTCCGGGGGCAGAAGAGCCGGCGGGCAGCAGTCGCCGGCCATTTTATGTAAAATTATGGTTTACTTGTCGCCACGGCCGCGGCAGCTTTCGAGGTTGTGGACGTGGACGTGCTGGCCGGGCAGGATGTCGCGGGTGGCGAGGCCGATGGTTTCGCCGTACTTTGTGACCGCCTCGCCGCGCTTGATCGCGCGGAGGGCGAATTTGTGGCCGAAGGGAATTTTCTCGACGACGGTGGCGGTCAGTTTTTCGGCCCCGCTGTCAACGGTCACGGTGACGCCGGGCTCGACGGCTTCGACGACGGTGCAGACGTTGTCGGCCGGGTTCATTACGATCGCGCGCATTGCTTTTCCCCTCCCGTCACATCGTCGGGCCGACGCGGTTGATGGCGAAGTCGTTGAAGCCGAGGATTTCGGCCTTGGCGAGCTTGCCGGAGGCGACGGCGAGCATTTCGGCGTAGATACGCTTCCCGACCTGGGCGACCGTCTCGTCGCCGGTGACGACGGTGCCGGCGTCGAGGTCGATGTTGTCGTTCATCCGGTGATAAAGAGGGGTGGTGGTGGAGACCTTGACGGTGGGGGCGATGGGCGAGCCGCAGCAGGTGCCACGGCCGGTGGTGAAGACTACGAGGTGGCAGCCGCCGGCGACCATGCCGGTGAGCTGCTCGATGTCCTGGCCGGGGGTGTCCATCCAGACAAGCCCTTTACGGGTTACCGGGGCGGCGTAGTCGATTACGTCCTGCAGGGGCCGCGTGCCGGCTTTGTAGATGCAGCCGAGGGATTTCTCCTCGATGGAGGACAGGCCGCCCTCGATGTTGCCGGGGGTGGGCTGGCCGCCGCGCATGTCGACGCCCATGCCGGTGGCGAGGGCTTCGCAGCGGTTTATGACCTCGTAGCAGCGCCGGGCGACCCGTTCGTTGACCGCGCGGGCGGCGACGAGGTGTTCGGCGCCGATTATCTCGGTGGTTTCGGCAAGGATGACGGTGCCGCCGGCGTCGATGAGCAGGTCGCTGGCCACGCCGAGGGCGGGGTTGGCGGATATGCCGGAGCAGGCGTCGGAGCCGCCGCATTCGGTGCCGAGGATGAGTTCGCCAGCGTCAACCGGCTCGCGGGCGAGCAGCGAGGCGGCGCCGACCATCTCCCGGGCGGCGCTCGCACCGGCGGCGGTGGCTTTGACGGAGCCGCCCTCGTCCTGGATGACGACGAGGTGGACGGGCTTGTAGGGGCACTTTTGCCGGATGGCGGCGGCGATGTCCTGGGCGCGGACGGTTTCGCAGCCAAGGCCGACGACGACTACGCCGTACACGTTGGGATGGGTGCCGTGGGCGACGAGGATGCGGGCGGTGCGGTCGGCGTCGGCGCCGAGCTGGGTGCAGCCGTGCTGGTGCTCGACCCAGACGGTGCCGGCGACCTGCTGGGAGATGCCCCGGGCGACGCGGTTGGCGCATACGACCGACGGGATGACGAGCACGTGGTTGCGGATGCCGACCGTGCCGTCCGGGCGGCGGTAGCCGTGAAACTGCATTGATATCACCTCAAAAATGCATTTCTGGCCGAGGTTAACAGGAAGACGCGGTTTATTTAAACGAGTCGTAGATTTGCTTGTATTCCGGCGTCGGCGGGATGGTCTTGTAGATGTAAAGGTGGACGCCGTTGGGGTCGTCGACGACGAAGCTGCGCTCCCCCCAGGGTTTGTCGACAAGGCCCTGGACGATTTTGAGACCGGCGTCCCTGAGGCGGCGGTATTCGGCGTCGGCGTCGTCGACTTCGAAGGAGATGATGAGTCCCTTGTTGAAGAATTCGCCCGCCTCCCGCTGCGGCAGGGTGAAGCTGATGCCGACGGCGAGGTCGCCGGGGGCGAGGAGTTCGATGTACCAGTCGCTTTC is a window of Selenomonadales bacterium 4137-cl DNA encoding:
- a CDS encoding UxaA family hydrolase — encoded protein: MRAIVMNPADNVCTVVEAVEPGVTVTVDSGAEKLTATVVEKIPFGHKFALRAIKRGEAVTKYGETIGLATRDILPGQHVHVHNLESCRGRGDK
- a CDS encoding UxaA family hydrolase, which produces MQFHGYRRPDGTVGIRNHVLVIPSVVCANRVARGISQQVAGTVWVEHQHGCTQLGADADRTARILVAHGTHPNVYGVVVVGLGCETVRAQDIAAAIRQKCPYKPVHLVVIQDEGGSVKATAAGASAAREMVGAASLLAREPVDAGELILGTECGGSDACSGISANPALGVASDLLIDAGGTVILAETTEIIGAEHLVAARAVNERVARRCYEVINRCEALATGMGVDMRGGQPTPGNIEGGLSSIEEKSLGCIYKAGTRPLQDVIDYAAPVTRKGLVWMDTPGQDIEQLTGMVAGGCHLVVFTTGRGTCCGSPIAPTVKVSTTTPLYHRMNDNIDLDAGTVVTGDETVAQVGKRIYAEMLAVASGKLAKAEILGFNDFAINRVGPTM
- a CDS encoding VOC family protein, whose protein sequence is MKIKRVDSTISTNKLRESKEFYMRHFDFRLVYESDWYIELLAPGDLAVGISFTLPQREAGEFFNKGLIISFEVDDADAEYRRLRDAGLKIVQGLVDKPWGERSFVVDDPNGVHLYIYKTIPPTPEYKQIYDSFK